Proteins found in one Paenibacillus borealis genomic segment:
- the hfq gene encoding RNA chaperone Hfq, with protein sequence MNKSINIQDTFLNQLRKENIPATVYLTNGFQIRGIIKAFDNFTIVIDSDGRQQMVYKHAISTFTPQRSVSLMQDNNNEI encoded by the coding sequence ATGAACAAGTCCATTAACATCCAAGATACGTTCTTGAACCAGCTGCGCAAAGAAAATATCCCTGCTACAGTATATTTGACCAACGGGTTCCAGATCCGGGGCATTATCAAAGCCTTCGACAACTTCACCATTGTGATCGACAGTGACGGACGCCAACAGATGGTGTACAAGCATGCGATTTCCACGTTTACGCCACAGCGGAGCGTATCGCTAATGCAGGACAATAATAACGAGATTTAA
- the miaA gene encoding tRNA (adenosine(37)-N6)-dimethylallyltransferase MiaA, whose protein sequence is MTTGTKRKVLVLLGPTAVGKTRLSLELAEAFGAEIISGDSMQVYRGMDIGTAKISEGEMKGIPHHLIDIHDPGDAYSTAEFQEQGTRLIEEISRRGKLPFIVGGTGLYIESLCYGFRFSEAVADEAFRSEQDAYAEEHGAEALHARLAAVDPVSAERLHPNDRRRIIRALEIHYQTGVPLSEDLAGQTKESPYELCLIGLTMDRKKLYKRIEERIDQMLAEGLVAEVQGLLERGYGRSLVSMQGLGYKEIAAYLEGETTLEEAVVLLKRDTRRFAKRQLSWFRHMKEIQWIDTLESPDHSETFAIIEHRIAQTFAKSE, encoded by the coding sequence TTGACAACAGGGACTAAACGCAAGGTGCTCGTGCTGCTGGGCCCGACAGCAGTCGGGAAGACCCGGCTGAGTCTGGAGCTGGCCGAGGCCTTCGGAGCCGAGATTATATCCGGGGATTCCATGCAGGTCTACCGCGGTATGGATATCGGCACCGCCAAGATCTCGGAAGGGGAGATGAAGGGGATTCCCCATCATCTGATCGATATCCATGATCCGGGTGATGCCTATTCCACCGCTGAATTTCAGGAGCAGGGCACCCGGCTGATCGAAGAGATCAGCCGCAGGGGCAAGCTGCCTTTTATCGTTGGAGGAACAGGGCTGTATATCGAGTCCCTGTGCTACGGCTTCCGCTTCTCCGAAGCGGTAGCGGACGAGGCTTTCCGCAGCGAGCAGGACGCTTACGCTGAAGAGCACGGGGCAGAAGCGCTGCATGCCCGTCTGGCGGCTGTAGATCCGGTCAGTGCGGAGCGGCTGCATCCTAATGACCGCAGAAGAATTATCCGCGCACTGGAAATTCATTACCAGACAGGCGTGCCTCTTTCCGAAGATCTGGCCGGCCAAACAAAGGAGTCTCCTTATGAGCTATGCCTCATAGGTTTGACGATGGACCGGAAAAAACTGTACAAACGTATTGAAGAACGGATTGATCAGATGCTGGCGGAAGGGCTCGTCGCTGAAGTACAGGGGCTCCTGGAACGCGGCTACGGCAGAAGCCTTGTATCTATGCAGGGACTGGGCTACAAAGAGATTGCTGCCTACCTGGAAGGCGAGACTACCCTGGAAGAAGCTGTAGTCCTGCTTAAGCGCGATACCCGCCGTTTCGCCAAAAGACAATTATCCTGGTTTCGCCATATGAAGGAAATTCAGTGGATCGACACCCTGGAGAGCCCCGATCATAGCGAGACTTTCGCAATAATTGAGCATAGGATTGCGCAAACCTTTGCAAAGTCAGAATAA
- a CDS encoding DUF402 domain-containing protein, with protein MKRKFGDRANWRRITRRHFACRYVETREFSGYITLYTIYGLKEPLWKSYGRHTYRIADKGYSWLQYFPKDSHYIVTAMFDERQNIVQWYIDTCKVQGVTDQGVPWFDDLYLDVVVLWNGEVFLLDEDELEEALEREDITDSDYNLAWSTANTILRSIDAHAFPYFSLSLKHRAELFHHGEFRRK; from the coding sequence ATGAAACGTAAATTCGGAGACCGGGCCAACTGGCGCCGGATTACGCGCCGCCATTTTGCCTGCCGCTATGTGGAAACCCGGGAATTCAGCGGATACATTACACTGTATACTATATACGGGCTGAAGGAACCGCTGTGGAAGAGCTATGGCAGGCATACATACCGCATTGCGGACAAGGGGTATTCATGGCTGCAGTATTTTCCCAAAGACAGCCACTATATTGTGACGGCCATGTTTGACGAACGGCAGAATATTGTACAATGGTATATCGACACCTGCAAGGTTCAGGGAGTAACAGACCAAGGGGTTCCCTGGTTTGATGATTTGTACCTGGATGTTGTGGTGCTGTGGAACGGTGAAGTGTTCTTGCTGGATGAGGATGAGCTTGAGGAAGCGCTGGAACGGGAAGATATCACTGACAGTGACTATAATTTAGCCTGGTCTACAGCGAATACGATACTGCGCAGTATCGATGCTCATGCCTTCCCTTATTTCTCCCTTTCACTGAAGCACCGTGCCGAATTGTTTCATCACGGAGAGTTCAGGAGGAAATAA
- a CDS encoding aminotransferase class I/II-fold pyridoxal phosphate-dependent enzyme, with protein sequence MAVFAEDLLQAAEAAELEIEVAVKRLDKIVDHNQWKVIEAFQRQHVSDFHFAGSTGYAYNDRGREVLDLVYAEVFGAEAALVRPHFASGTHTISTALFGVLRPGDELLYITGRPYDTLHKVVGKAGDGTGSLADFGIGYRETALTADGKIDWDEVAIAVNDKTKVIGIQRSRGYDWRSSFTVAEIGEMVAQVKALKSDVIVFVDNCYGEFTETLEPPQVGADLVAGSLIKNPGGGIAETGGYICGRADLVELAAYRLTAPGIGGEVGAMLGTTRGLYQGLFMAPHTVGQAVKGSIFASAVFQRCGFTTKPAWDEPRTDLIQAVAFDGPEHLIAFVQGIQRAAAVDSHVVPEPWDMPGYEHPVIMAAGTFIQGGSLELSADAPIRAPYIGYMQGGLTYSHVKYGVLMALQSMRERNLL encoded by the coding sequence ATGGCAGTATTTGCAGAGGATCTATTACAGGCAGCGGAAGCTGCAGAGCTTGAAATTGAAGTTGCAGTTAAACGGCTGGATAAAATTGTAGATCATAATCAGTGGAAGGTCATTGAAGCCTTCCAGCGCCAGCACGTCAGTGATTTTCATTTTGCCGGGTCTACGGGATATGCCTACAATGACCGGGGGCGTGAGGTACTGGATCTGGTCTATGCTGAAGTATTCGGCGCGGAGGCGGCGCTGGTACGCCCCCATTTCGCTTCTGGCACTCATACGATATCTACGGCGCTCTTCGGTGTGCTCCGTCCCGGAGACGAGCTTCTATACATTACAGGGCGGCCCTACGATACGCTGCACAAGGTAGTTGGCAAGGCCGGAGACGGGACAGGCTCTCTGGCAGACTTTGGCATCGGCTACCGCGAGACTGCACTAACGGCTGACGGTAAAATTGACTGGGACGAGGTTGCTATAGCCGTAAACGATAAGACTAAAGTCATCGGAATCCAGCGTTCCCGCGGTTATGACTGGCGTTCGTCCTTCACGGTCGCAGAGATCGGTGAGATGGTGGCGCAGGTAAAAGCACTAAAATCTGACGTAATCGTATTCGTAGACAATTGCTATGGAGAGTTCACCGAGACTCTGGAGCCCCCTCAGGTGGGCGCTGACCTCGTCGCCGGCTCATTGATTAAGAATCCCGGCGGCGGAATTGCCGAGACAGGCGGGTATATCTGCGGCCGTGCGGATCTGGTGGAATTGGCCGCGTACCGCCTTACAGCTCCTGGGATAGGCGGCGAAGTCGGTGCCATGCTGGGAACGACGCGCGGACTGTATCAGGGGCTCTTCATGGCTCCGCATACCGTCGGACAGGCAGTGAAGGGCAGCATATTCGCTTCTGCTGTATTCCAGCGCTGCGGCTTCACTACTAAGCCGGCCTGGGATGAGCCGCGGACGGATCTGATTCAGGCGGTTGCTTTTGACGGACCTGAGCATCTGATTGCTTTCGTCCAGGGAATCCAGCGTGCAGCAGCTGTAGACAGCCATGTTGTTCCCGAGCCGTGGGACATGCCTGGTTATGAGCATCCGGTCATTATGGCGGCAGGAACGTTCATTCAGGGCGGCAGCCTGGAATTATCTGCGGATGCGCCTATCCGGGCACCGTATATCGGTTATATGCAGGGCGGATTAACCTATTCTCATGTGAAGTACGGGGTACTAATGGCCCTGCAAAGTATGAGAGAACGCAATTTACTTTAA
- the hflX gene encoding GTPase HflX, with amino-acid sequence MAITTHDTETDVQDRAILVSLVTDKIKRTGIDPELSLQELVQLAETAGVEVLDVIRQNKETPDSKWFIGKGKVEELRMAADGLGANTAIFDQELSGAQVRNLEESLDLKIIDRTQLILDIFAGRAKTREGIIQVELAQLSYLLPRLSGQGKNLSRLGGGIGTRGPGESKLETDRRHIRDRITELKRQLDDVIKTRELHRERRRKSGAVQVALVGYTNAGKSTLLKQLTDADVYIENQLFATLDPTSRVLQLPGGKEVVLTDTVGFIQNLPHDLVASFRATLEEVNEANLVLHVVDSSSPMREEQMDVVQSILQDLGAAGKPQIVLFNKTDLCQPEQLEMLPTGPGFLKISAFNPDDLTRITEIISDELAGDTLIFRIPGDRGDLSSLLYRVGEVLEQNYDENDVLYNVRLNKEDYDKWSYKLAEFIEPQ; translated from the coding sequence ATGGCAATTACAACGCATGATACAGAGACGGATGTTCAGGACCGGGCAATTCTCGTCAGTCTGGTCACGGACAAAATCAAACGCACGGGCATCGATCCCGAGCTTTCCCTCCAGGAACTGGTCCAGCTGGCTGAAACCGCCGGGGTGGAGGTTCTCGATGTTATCCGGCAGAATAAGGAAACCCCGGATTCCAAATGGTTCATCGGCAAAGGTAAGGTAGAAGAGCTGCGGATGGCCGCTGACGGTCTGGGTGCCAATACGGCGATCTTTGACCAGGAGCTGTCCGGGGCACAGGTGCGGAATCTGGAGGAGTCTCTGGATCTGAAGATTATTGACCGTACGCAGCTGATCCTTGATATTTTTGCCGGCCGGGCGAAGACCCGGGAAGGCATCATTCAGGTAGAGCTGGCGCAGCTCTCCTATCTGCTCCCGCGACTGTCCGGACAAGGCAAGAATCTGTCGCGGCTCGGCGGCGGGATTGGCACAAGAGGACCCGGGGAGAGCAAGCTGGAGACCGACCGCCGCCATATCCGCGACCGGATAACCGAGCTGAAACGTCAGCTGGATGATGTCATCAAGACACGTGAGCTGCACCGTGAACGCCGCCGTAAGAGCGGCGCTGTCCAGGTGGCGCTCGTTGGTTATACCAATGCCGGCAAATCGACACTGCTGAAGCAGCTTACGGATGCAGATGTGTATATTGAGAACCAGCTGTTTGCGACTCTTGACCCGACTTCACGTGTGCTGCAGCTTCCAGGGGGAAAGGAAGTCGTCCTCACAGATACGGTTGGTTTTATCCAGAACCTGCCGCATGATCTGGTAGCCTCCTTCCGTGCAACCCTGGAGGAAGTGAATGAAGCGAACCTGGTGCTGCATGTGGTCGATTCCTCTTCTCCAATGCGCGAAGAGCAGATGGATGTTGTGCAGTCGATTCTGCAGGATCTGGGCGCCGCAGGGAAACCGCAGATTGTCTTGTTCAACAAAACCGACCTGTGCCAGCCGGAGCAGCTGGAGATGCTTCCTACAGGTCCGGGATTCCTGAAGATCAGCGCTTTTAATCCGGATGACCTGACCCGGATTACGGAGATCATCAGCGATGAGCTGGCCGGGGATACCCTGATCTTCCGGATTCCCGGCGACCGGGGAGACCTGTCATCACTGCTCTACCGGGTTGGAGAGGTCCTTGAGCAAAATTATGATGAGAATGACGTGCTCTATAATGTTCGTCTGAATAAAGAGGACTACGATAAATGGAGCTACAAGCTTGCTGAGTTCATCGAACCACAATAA
- a CDS encoding AAA family ATPase codes for MNGHVAAASGRDEGRPSRQINIVLRNQDPAPVASSPADSASGQVPSKNHSHSGLFQELSRELDALVGLDNIKELVFEIYALLQVAQMRSEAGLASGGQAYHMVFKGNPGTGKTTVARIVAKLFQRMGVLSKGHLIEVERADLVGEYIGHTAQKTRDLVKKALGGILFIDEAYSLARGGDKDFGKEAIDTLVKSMEDHRSQFVLILAGYSGEIDYFLMSNPGLPSRFPIQVEFPDYTIDQLLQIAELMAKDRDYILMPQAILRLKQALLLEKTESLHAFSNARYVRNSIEKAVRSQAVRLLNQYESTTPGKQELMTLRTEDFKL; via the coding sequence GTGAACGGACATGTAGCGGCGGCAAGTGGACGTGATGAAGGAAGACCGTCACGGCAGATCAATATTGTGCTGAGGAATCAGGATCCGGCGCCGGTGGCCAGCTCACCCGCAGACAGCGCCAGCGGCCAGGTACCCTCCAAAAACCACAGCCACAGCGGACTGTTCCAGGAACTCAGCCGGGAACTGGACGCGTTAGTAGGTCTGGATAATATCAAAGAGCTAGTTTTTGAGATATATGCCCTGCTGCAGGTAGCACAGATGCGCAGCGAAGCGGGACTCGCCAGTGGGGGCCAGGCCTATCACATGGTCTTCAAAGGAAATCCCGGCACCGGCAAAACAACCGTAGCGCGGATTGTCGCGAAGCTGTTCCAGCGGATGGGTGTGCTCAGTAAAGGCCATCTGATCGAGGTGGAGCGGGCGGATCTGGTGGGCGAATATATCGGCCACACCGCCCAGAAGACACGGGATCTGGTAAAAAAAGCGCTGGGCGGCATTCTTTTTATCGATGAAGCCTACAGTCTGGCCCGCGGGGGAGATAAGGATTTCGGCAAGGAAGCTATCGATACCCTGGTGAAATCCATGGAGGATCACCGGAGTCAATTTGTGCTGATTCTGGCCGGTTATTCCGGTGAAATCGATTATTTTCTGATGAGCAACCCCGGCCTGCCTTCACGCTTTCCGATTCAGGTGGAATTTCCTGACTATACGATCGACCAGCTGCTGCAGATTGCCGAGCTGATGGCCAAAGACCGCGATTATATTCTGATGCCGCAGGCCATACTCAGACTAAAGCAGGCTTTGCTGCTTGAAAAAACAGAAAGTCTGCATGCCTTCAGCAATGCAAGGTACGTGCGCAACAGTATTGAGAAGGCTGTACGCTCGCAGGCTGTACGCCTGCTGAACCAGTACGAGAGCACAACTCCAGGTAAGCAGGAGCTGATGACTCTGCGGACTGAGGATTTTAAATTGTAA
- a CDS encoding YdcF family protein has translation MEWYVYQRGSSPIRRVSRKRRYRRKRFLWAALILLIVAGLTWCAVAFSRINSAETTVPMVKADAGVILGMSMWGDEPSPGLKERLDYALELYQAGAFSHFVVSGGLDQPDYKYTEAEGMKIYLAAHGVPEDIIYLENRSTSTLENLQFSKVVMQQEGLSSAVIITHDFHGRRAIEIARELGFANPELGVTTSEVMSMLKYKTREILAYTNWKMQQLSL, from the coding sequence ATGGAATGGTATGTCTATCAAAGAGGGTCATCTCCCATTCGCAGAGTGTCCCGGAAACGCCGCTACCGTAGGAAGCGGTTCTTATGGGCTGCGCTGATCCTGCTCATCGTTGCCGGTCTTACCTGGTGCGCTGTGGCTTTTAGCAGAATTAACAGTGCAGAAACAACCGTGCCCATGGTGAAAGCGGATGCAGGTGTAATTCTGGGCATGTCGATGTGGGGCGATGAACCAAGTCCCGGGCTGAAGGAGCGGCTCGATTATGCGCTTGAACTTTACCAGGCCGGTGCATTCTCCCATTTTGTGGTCTCTGGAGGTCTGGATCAGCCGGATTACAAGTACACCGAAGCTGAAGGAATGAAGATTTATCTGGCGGCACATGGCGTGCCGGAGGATATCATCTATCTGGAGAATCGGTCTACCAGCACCTTAGAGAATTTACAATTCAGCAAAGTTGTCATGCAGCAGGAGGGCTTGTCTTCAGCAGTCATCATTACTCATGATTTCCATGGCCGCCGTGCGATAGAGATTGCCCGTGAGCTTGGGTTTGCGAACCCGGAGCTTGGGGTGACTACGTCTGAGGTTATGTCGATGCTTAAGTACAAGACACGCGAAATTCTCGCCTATACCAATTGGAAAATGCAGCAGTTATCTTTATAA
- a CDS encoding class I SAM-dependent methyltransferase, translated as MIITTGFDPIPEIVNRARVLAERTGCLYAPRAKFSMTKLVKQYGDEQILVVLQEAVRLITPEMPPMEFHPSMGFVRAKRIIRGESDPMIDAAGMLPGDSVLDCTAGLGGDSLLFAVTGGEHSRVTALESSLPLYALLLEGMSQYVSGQIKVNEALRRIDVRLGDHLEYLKAQPDNSIDIVYFDPMFRVPMTDSAAISPLRKFANPAALSAESVAEAVRVARKTVLLKEKALSGEFTRLGFTELLRASAKTSYGVITIDNRD; from the coding sequence ATGATTATAACTACGGGCTTTGACCCGATACCGGAAATTGTGAACCGGGCCCGGGTCCTGGCTGAACGCACGGGCTGCCTGTATGCGCCCCGGGCCAAATTTTCCATGACGAAGCTTGTGAAGCAATATGGGGACGAGCAGATTCTCGTAGTTCTGCAGGAGGCAGTCCGGCTGATAACGCCGGAAATGCCGCCTATGGAGTTCCATCCCAGCATGGGGTTTGTCCGCGCGAAACGGATCATAAGAGGCGAGTCAGATCCTATGATTGATGCAGCAGGCATGCTGCCCGGCGACAGCGTGCTGGATTGTACGGCAGGCCTGGGGGGAGACTCCCTGCTGTTTGCCGTCACCGGAGGGGAGCATTCCCGGGTTACGGCGCTGGAAAGCTCTCTGCCGCTGTATGCGCTGCTGCTGGAGGGGATGAGCCAATATGTTTCAGGCCAGATTAAGGTGAATGAAGCCTTGCGCCGCATCGATGTCCGGCTGGGCGACCATCTGGAGTATTTGAAGGCTCAGCCGGACAACAGCATTGATATTGTTTATTTCGACCCGATGTTCCGGGTGCCGATGACGGATTCAGCGGCGATTTCACCGCTGCGCAAGTTCGCCAATCCTGCCGCGTTGTCGGCGGAGAGTGTGGCAGAGGCGGTAAGAGTTGCGCGCAAGACTGTTTTATTGAAAGAGAAGGCACTGAGCGGGGAGTTTACCCGCCTGGGCTTCACGGAGCTGCTGAGAGCGAGCGCCAAAACATCGTACGGGGTGATCACCATTGACAACAGGGACTAA
- a CDS encoding transglycosylase domain-containing protein: MARDRDQLTRNGGNRDRGSNPPGSKGKPKKKKKFLTKKRVLWSLFFATALAIFCALGGYLFIMLNGQKLLEENRDKLTVNPPTQIFDRNANLIGELSLEKSDPVEYEDLPKMLITAFVATEDKRFFDHKGVDLWSIGRAAVKDIAARSMVEGGSTITQQLAKNIFLTRDKTFFRKATEVSIAVALENTETKEEIITMYLNRIPFGGTIYGIKAASIRYFGKEDLNDLKLWEIATLAAMPKGPSRYNPLRNPELSKERRAVVLQLMYDQKAITKEQMDEAKAVDYNYTPPESSKQRYQAFIDYAIDEAEDKFGLTEDDLNIGGYKIYTTMDKHAQETIEDAFADDDNFEKSVDDELVQGSMTIINQENGSIVALMGGRNYEKKGYSRVDGSRRSPGSSFKPLVAYAPALESGKFTNDSMLSNEKQCFGKYCPNNLHGYSTTISMADALTKSENIPAVWLLNEIGVNTGFQFAKKLGINLKDEDKNLSLALGGMSEGTNTLEMAQAYSAFANGGELRDAYSIKSIADSDDKTVYKANTSAERVMSEDTAYQMTEMMQKVVQDGTGKKAKINRPVAGKTGTTQSGYEGISSNRDVWFVGYTPEWTAAVWMGYDKPSKTHLLKNSSPLAAAFWGKVMEEALEGVPAKSFPVPKGSVKVEATPTPEAAPVVTGLQAAYDASTMTVNLSWNPVEAAGVDYRIYRRETSEADFTRLLNTSTGSVGDISAMPGLSYEYYVTAYYPELDEESEPSDIVTVSVQDELQTPEPEPTMDPNLPTDDTGNGGNSGNGDNGGIPGDGGTGNNGNGNGNGNGNGNGNGNGGSNNGGSGNNGGTVTPPPEITPPPVQSTPQPTPPPESTGTTGDPVTDPAADPGSDPNAGFVEGVTTTQ, from the coding sequence ATGGCCAGAGACAGAGACCAACTAACCAGGAACGGCGGCAATAGAGACAGAGGCAGCAATCCGCCGGGTTCCAAAGGGAAACCGAAGAAGAAAAAGAAATTTCTAACCAAAAAACGGGTGCTTTGGAGTTTGTTTTTTGCAACGGCACTGGCGATTTTTTGTGCGCTGGGCGGCTACTTGTTCATTATGCTGAACGGCCAGAAGCTGCTGGAAGAGAACCGGGATAAATTGACGGTGAACCCGCCGACCCAAATTTTTGACCGGAATGCGAATTTAATCGGGGAGCTCTCGCTGGAGAAAAGTGATCCGGTGGAGTATGAGGATCTGCCCAAAATGCTGATTACCGCCTTCGTAGCTACTGAGGATAAACGGTTCTTCGACCATAAGGGTGTGGATCTCTGGTCGATCGGACGCGCGGCTGTGAAGGATATTGCAGCACGCAGCATGGTTGAAGGCGGAAGCACGATCACCCAGCAGCTGGCGAAGAATATCTTCCTTACCCGGGATAAGACCTTCTTCCGTAAAGCGACTGAGGTATCGATTGCCGTCGCGCTGGAGAATACGGAAACCAAAGAAGAAATTATTACCATGTATTTGAACCGGATTCCATTCGGCGGGACGATCTATGGCATTAAGGCCGCTTCGATCCGTTATTTCGGTAAGGAGGATCTGAACGATCTTAAGCTGTGGGAAATTGCCACACTGGCTGCAATGCCGAAGGGGCCTTCCCGCTATAATCCGCTGCGTAATCCGGAGCTGTCCAAGGAACGCCGGGCGGTTGTGCTGCAGCTTATGTATGATCAGAAGGCGATCACCAAAGAGCAGATGGATGAGGCCAAGGCTGTTGACTATAACTACACGCCGCCTGAGAGCAGCAAACAGCGTTACCAGGCATTCATCGATTATGCTATTGACGAGGCTGAGGATAAATTCGGGCTTACCGAAGATGATCTGAATATCGGCGGATACAAAATCTATACAACGATGGATAAGCATGCCCAGGAGACAATAGAGGATGCTTTTGCCGATGATGACAATTTCGAGAAAAGTGTGGATGATGAGCTGGTTCAAGGCTCGATGACGATTATCAACCAGGAGAACGGCAGCATCGTGGCGCTAATGGGCGGCCGCAATTATGAGAAAAAAGGCTATAGCCGCGTAGACGGCAGCCGCCGTTCCCCGGGTTCGTCGTTCAAGCCGCTGGTTGCTTACGCACCGGCGCTCGAGTCCGGCAAATTCACGAATGATTCCATGCTGAGCAATGAGAAACAGTGCTTCGGCAAATACTGCCCGAACAACCTGCATGGTTATTCGACAACCATCAGTATGGCGGATGCACTGACCAAATCAGAGAATATTCCGGCGGTATGGCTGCTGAATGAGATCGGTGTAAATACCGGCTTCCAGTTCGCCAAGAAGCTCGGCATCAATCTGAAGGATGAAGACAAGAACCTGTCGCTTGCCCTCGGCGGGATGAGTGAAGGGACGAATACACTGGAGATGGCCCAGGCCTACAGCGCATTTGCCAATGGCGGAGAGCTGCGGGATGCGTACTCCATTAAGTCGATCGCCGACAGTGATGACAAGACGGTCTATAAGGCCAATACAAGCGCTGAACGGGTGATGAGCGAGGATACGGCTTATCAGATGACCGAGATGATGCAGAAGGTCGTTCAGGACGGTACAGGTAAAAAAGCCAAGATTAACCGTCCGGTAGCCGGTAAGACAGGTACCACCCAGAGCGGCTACGAAGGAATCAGCTCCAACCGCGACGTCTGGTTCGTCGGCTATACGCCGGAATGGACGGCGGCTGTCTGGATGGGTTATGACAAACCCAGCAAGACGCATCTGCTGAAGAACAGCAGTCCGCTGGCGGCAGCATTCTGGGGCAAGGTCATGGAGGAAGCGCTGGAAGGTGTTCCTGCTAAATCCTTCCCGGTTCCCAAAGGATCCGTGAAGGTTGAAGCTACACCGACGCCTGAGGCAGCTCCGGTTGTAACCGGTCTGCAGGCGGCTTATGATGCCTCGACAATGACGGTTAACCTGAGCTGGAATCCGGTTGAAGCTGCTGGGGTGGACTACCGCATTTACCGCCGGGAAACCTCGGAAGCAGATTTTACCCGACTGCTTAATACGAGTACTGGCAGTGTCGGGGATATCAGCGCCATGCCGGGGCTGTCCTATGAATATTATGTAACAGCTTATTATCCGGAGCTTGATGAGGAAAGTGAGCCATCGGATATCGTGACGGTGTCCGTGCAGGATGAACTGCAGACACCTGAACCTGAACCGACAATGGATCCGAATCTGCCAACGGATGACACCGGCAACGGCGGCAATTCCGGAAACGGGGATAACGGCGGTATTCCGGGAGACGGCGGCACTGGTAATAACGGTAATGGTAACGGTAATGGAAATGGGAATGGCAACGGAAACGGTAACGGAGGCAGCAACAATGGCGGCAGTGGCAATAACGGCGGAACAGTGACGCCACCGCCTGAAATAACACCGCCTCCGGTGCAAAGTACACCACAGCCTACACCGCCTCCTGAATCAACCGGCACTACCGGCGATCCCGTAACGGATCCCGCTGCAGATCCGGGCAGCGATCCGAATGCCGGTTTTGTAGAAGGCGTTACTACTACACAGTAA
- a CDS encoding MerR family transcriptional regulator — protein MGDEIRRNMALFPIGIVMKLTDLSARQIRYYEQHSLIVPARTSGNQRLFSFNDVERLLEIKALIEKGVNIAGIKQVMNPVSKESEEATVITPDTEVRRRELSDSQLHRLLKQELVSGKRPGQVSLIQGELSRFFNK, from the coding sequence ATGGGTGATGAAATCCGCAGAAATATGGCATTATTCCCTATAGGAATCGTAATGAAGTTAACCGATCTATCTGCCAGACAAATTCGTTATTATGAACAGCACAGCCTGATCGTACCCGCGCGCACATCCGGCAACCAGCGTTTGTTCTCCTTTAATGATGTTGAACGTCTGCTGGAGATCAAAGCATTGATTGAGAAGGGTGTTAATATCGCCGGCATCAAGCAGGTGATGAATCCTGTCTCGAAGGAATCCGAAGAAGCTACGGTCATTACCCCTGATACAGAGGTTCGGCGTAGAGAGTTATCCGATTCACAGCTTCACCGTCTGCTTAAGCAGGAACTGGTTTCCGGTAAAAGACCGGGACAAGTGTCTCTAATCCAAGGCGAGCTATCCCGGTTTTTTAATAAATAA
- a CDS encoding AAA family ATPase: MLNEAAAVENLTQYKNASKVPVVVMMCGVAGSGKTTFALKLAKEGFIRLSVDEDIWSTHGRFGVDYPEQDYESFKEQSEIKLRGELVKLIQAKRHVVIDFSFWQRQKRDEYKQLIERHGGDWALIHLKVHPDELRHRLQIRSGRFDANAAFPITEEILTRFLSGFETPEGEGELVIEA; the protein is encoded by the coding sequence ATGTTGAATGAAGCAGCGGCGGTAGAAAATTTAACACAATACAAAAATGCAAGCAAAGTTCCCGTTGTGGTGATGATGTGCGGTGTGGCTGGCTCAGGGAAAACAACCTTCGCGCTGAAGCTTGCGAAAGAGGGATTCATCCGGCTATCGGTCGATGAAGATATTTGGAGTACACATGGCCGTTTTGGTGTGGATTATCCAGAGCAGGACTATGAATCCTTTAAGGAACAATCGGAAATCAAGTTGCGTGGAGAACTGGTGAAGCTGATTCAGGCGAAACGTCATGTCGTTATCGATTTCAGCTTTTGGCAGCGGCAGAAGCGGGACGAATACAAACAACTGATTGAGCGTCATGGAGGCGATTGGGCGCTGATCCATTTAAAAGTCCATCCGGACGAATTGCGTCATAGGCTTCAGATCCGGAGCGGGCGATTTGATGCTAATGCGGCTTTTCCCATCACGGAAGAGATTCTAACCCGGTTTCTGAGCGGATTTGAGACTCCGGAGGGAGAAGGGGAACTAGTGATTGAGGCTTAA